The segment GCGCATACTAGAAGTAGCCATAGCCGTTTTTTTCAAGGGATGTTTTTGTCTGCAATTAATGTATTTCCTATTCCTTATCAAGCTTATATGACGATTACCATCGCCACATTTGGTTGGTTTAATTTTGAAAAAATTAGTATCATTTCTTATGTCTCTGGAGCCACAACGGGTACTTTTGTAATGCTTTATTTTTATATCTTCTTCTTTGATAAAATCAAAAACAAGGCCTTTACCTCACAAAAAAACATGAACTATATTATTGGTGCTATTACAGGTATTGTTGCAGGTGTGACCTTAATTAATATATTAATGGATCTGTAGCATGACACCTGAAACACTTTCATTTTTTGATAAAGTTTATGAGGTTGCCAAATTGATTCCTTATGGCAGAGTGACCAGCTATGGCGCCATTGCCAATTATCTTGGTGCAAAGCGGAGTTCAAGAATGGTTGGTTATGCTATGACGAGCTCTCACGGAAAGGATGTTCCAGCACATCGCGTAGTTAATAGAGTAGGCTTGCTAACTGGGAAACATCATTTTGATGGCACGAATTTAATGCAGCAATTATTAGAAAGTGAAGGGATTAGTGTTTTAGATAATCAAGTACAACAATTTAAACAGGTATTTTGGGATCCAGCTAAAGAGCTTAGATGATTTATATTACTACCTTAATCTTTTTAACTTCATAATTATAATATATACAAATTACATCATAAGAAATAGCAATCTTCTGGCTTTAATCTTCAAGCTTTATGTAGTATATTTGCACTTTAGAACCATTCTTAATAAAAAGGATTTAAGGATTTAAAAATTGCTATGAAATTACAGAAACAAGATATACTTAAAGCGCTTGAAACCATCTCTGCACCAGGAGAAGGACAAAATATGGTAGAAAGTGGTGCTGTTACAAATGTGGTGACCTTTGCCGATGAGGTTGTTGTTGATATAACAATTACAAATCCGAGCTTACAAGCTAAAAAGAAAACCCAAGTAGACATCATGAAAACTATTCATGAAATCGTATATGAAAAAGCGAAAATCACAGTTAATGTTAAGGTT is part of the Formosa sp. Hel1_31_208 genome and harbors:
- a CDS encoding LysE family transporter, with the translated sequence MNITVIFFLGLIIALVGVIPPGLLNMTAAKVSLKEGYNRGIAFSVGVCFIVFLQTYIAAMFARYLNNHRDVVEILQRVAFVIFILITIYYLLLAKTSPKPDIEAHTRSSHSRFFQGMFLSAINVFPIPYQAYMTITIATFGWFNFEKISIISYVSGATTGTFVMLYFYIFFFDKIKNKAFTSQKNMNYIIGAITGIVAGVTLINILMDL
- a CDS encoding MGMT family protein, which encodes MTPETLSFFDKVYEVAKLIPYGRVTSYGAIANYLGAKRSSRMVGYAMTSSHGKDVPAHRVVNRVGLLTGKHHFDGTNLMQQLLESEGISVLDNQVQQFKQVFWDPAKELR